The following proteins are encoded in a genomic region of Enterocloster clostridioformis:
- a CDS encoding ABC transporter permease has protein sequence MNAQRHRWNRRKAMAVLLAVSVILLAAIAIAGQVLKERALATDFTRKNLPPSLAYPFGTDWMGRDMFIRSLTGLSISIRIGFLTACFSAVAAFIMGTMAACLGRVTDAVIGGIIDLVMGIPHILLLILISFAVGKGFWGVLIGISLTHWTSLARLLRGEVMQLRESQYIQVAKKLGKGRLYIALKHMTPHLLPQLFVGMVLLFPHAILHEASITFLGFGLPPEQPAVGVILSESMKYLVMGKWWLALFPGLLLVFVVVLFHFIGDTLSRLLDPAQAHL, from the coding sequence ATGAACGCACAAAGACACAGATGGAACCGCCGCAAGGCCATGGCGGTGCTGCTGGCGGTATCGGTCATCCTGCTGGCGGCCATTGCCATTGCCGGCCAGGTGTTAAAGGAGCGGGCACTGGCCACGGATTTCACCAGAAAGAATCTGCCGCCCAGCCTGGCCTATCCCTTTGGAACGGACTGGATGGGACGGGATATGTTCATCCGCAGCCTTACAGGCTTATCCATCAGCATACGCATCGGGTTTTTGACAGCATGCTTCAGCGCGGTGGCGGCCTTCATCATGGGAACCATGGCCGCCTGTCTGGGCAGGGTCACGGACGCTGTCATAGGGGGAATCATTGATCTGGTCATGGGAATACCCCATATCCTGCTGCTGATTCTCATTTCCTTTGCAGTGGGAAAGGGATTCTGGGGTGTACTGATTGGCATTTCACTGACCCACTGGACATCCCTGGCCAGGCTTCTGCGGGGGGAGGTCATGCAGCTTCGTGAGAGCCAGTATATACAGGTTGCCAAGAAGCTGGGAAAGGGAAGGCTTTATATTGCCCTCAAACATATGACGCCTCATCTTCTGCCCCAGCTGTTTGTGGGCATGGTTCTGCTGTTTCCCCATGCAATCCTTCATGAGGCCAGCATAACCTTCCTGGGCTTCGGACTGCCGCCGGAGCAGCCCGCAGTGGGCGTTATCCTGTCTGAGAGCATGAAATACCTGGTCATGGGAAAATGGTGGCTGGCCCTGTTTCCGGGGCTGTTGCTGGTATTTGTGGTGGTCCTGTTCCATTTTATCGGGGATACGCTGAGCCGTCTGCTGGACCCGGCCCAGGCCCATCTGTAG
- a CDS encoding NPCBM/NEW2 domain-containing protein: MKRRLAVILAAVALSVVMSVPAYAGTWKYVNDQWKYQRGANKFAYKEWIQDNGNWYYMDNNGVMTTGWQQIDGQWYYMDQAGVMQRGWFKDNDKWYFLLPNGAMATNTVIDGRQIGADGIWIAAESEVEPANITDLSTPYLVQNLLDGLSTKGYNIITSGKTSTGERWNNAIRLKGKGSYVKYAANGQYRLLSGVIAPSSQFSSGIMAKVTVYGDNDTVLYTSQDIHYNEKLIHFGVDVTGQNAIRVEVSLVTDNEWDDPIILMDGLSLYK, from the coding sequence ATGAAGAGACGTTTGGCGGTTATATTGGCAGCAGTGGCTCTGAGTGTGGTTATGTCGGTTCCGGCCTATGCAGGTACATGGAAATATGTGAATGATCAGTGGAAGTATCAGAGAGGCGCCAATAAGTTTGCCTACAAGGAATGGATTCAGGATAACGGCAACTGGTACTATATGGATAACAACGGCGTCATGACCACGGGATGGCAGCAGATTGACGGCCAGTGGTATTACATGGACCAGGCAGGTGTCATGCAGAGGGGATGGTTTAAGGATAACGACAAATGGTACTTCCTGCTTCCCAACGGAGCCATGGCCACGAATACAGTGATTGACGGACGCCAGATTGGCGCGGACGGCATATGGATTGCAGCGGAGAGTGAGGTGGAACCGGCCAATATTACAGACCTGTCCACACCATATCTGGTGCAGAATCTGTTGGACGGCCTTTCTACTAAGGGATACAATATCATTACCTCCGGCAAAACATCCACCGGCGAGCGCTGGAATAATGCCATCCGTCTGAAAGGCAAAGGAAGCTATGTGAAGTATGCTGCCAACGGACAGTACCGGCTCTTATCCGGCGTTATAGCTCCATCTTCCCAGTTCAGCAGCGGAATCATGGCTAAAGTAACCGTATATGGTGACAATGATACCGTACTCTATACGTCACAGGATATTCATTACAATGAAAAGCTGATTCACTTTGGCGTGGATGTGACCGGACAGAATGCGATTCGCGTTGAGGTTTCTCTGGTTACGGATAATGAGTGGGATGATCCCATTATACTGATGGATGGTCTGTCACTGTATAAGTAG
- a CDS encoding inorganic phosphate transporter, whose amino-acid sequence MDMSFSFFLRQLVTNPALLITVLLTLGVICVNGITDAPNAIATCVSTRSLDVNLAIAMAAVCNCAGVVVMTMVNSTVAMTITNMVNFGEDTSIALVALCAALFSIVVWSSFAVSIGCPTSESHALIAGLTGAAVAIRGGFSAINSAEWIKVVYGLIFSVVLGFLSGYLSCKLVAWTCRDMDRRKTTGFFRYAQIGGAAAMAFMHGAQDGQKFMGVMLLGICMVNGSSNTQGVRFPLWMLLLGSAAMALGTSIGGKKIIKSVGMDMVRLEKYQGFSADMAGAACLLGFSIFGIPVSTTHTKTTAIMGVGAVKRLSAINFSVVKDMVMTWVMTFPGCGIIGFLMAKLFMMLFHG is encoded by the coding sequence ATGGACATGTCGTTTTCCTTTTTCCTGCGGCAGCTGGTGACAAATCCGGCATTGTTGATAACAGTTCTTCTGACCCTTGGGGTCATCTGTGTCAATGGTATCACGGATGCGCCAAATGCCATTGCCACATGCGTGTCAACCAGGTCCCTGGATGTGAATCTGGCCATTGCAATGGCGGCAGTATGCAACTGCGCAGGGGTGGTTGTGATGACCATGGTGAATTCCACGGTTGCCATGACCATTACCAATATGGTCAATTTTGGGGAAGATACTTCGATTGCTCTGGTTGCCCTGTGTGCCGCGCTTTTTTCCATTGTGGTATGGTCATCCTTTGCTGTTTCCATTGGATGTCCTACCAGTGAGAGCCATGCGCTGATAGCGGGCCTTACCGGAGCTGCCGTGGCTATCCGCGGAGGATTTTCTGCCATTAACTCGGCAGAGTGGATAAAGGTGGTTTATGGTCTGATTTTTTCCGTTGTATTGGGATTTTTAAGCGGCTACCTTTCCTGCAAGCTGGTGGCCTGGACCTGCCGGGATATGGACCGCCGGAAAACCACCGGATTCTTCCGGTATGCCCAGATTGGCGGAGCCGCCGCCATGGCATTCATGCATGGTGCCCAGGACGGACAGAAATTCATGGGAGTCATGCTGCTGGGTATCTGTATGGTGAACGGGTCCAGCAATACCCAGGGAGTACGGTTTCCACTGTGGATGCTTTTGCTGGGATCGGCCGCCATGGCCCTGGGAACTTCCATTGGAGGAAAGAAAATCATCAAATCCGTGGGTATGGATATGGTAAGGCTGGAGAAATACCAGGGCTTTTCCGCGGATATGGCGGGAGCTGCCTGTCTTCTCGGATTTTCCATTTTCGGTATTCCTGTCAGTACCACACATACTAAAACCACAGCCATCATGGGCGTGGGAGCGGTGAAACGTCTGTCGGCCATTAACTTCAGCGTGGTTAAGGATATGGTGATGACCTGGGTCATGACATTCCCTGGCTGCGGTATCATTGGATTCCTGATGGCGAAGCTGTTTATGATGTTGTTCCATGGATAA
- a CDS encoding TRAP transporter substrate-binding protein, protein MRLRNCAMMALAVAGAMMLTACGGGSGTAASQAAGGNGGASASEQTFNLKLSHGLAEDHAVHIQMTAWAEAVKEKSNGTINIQILPNGQLGSEADNVSSIQAGALDMAKVSASTLGNFNEAWNALSVPYVFNDKDHYYKVMDGEIAGELYNITEGDGFIGLTWLDSGSRSFYTANTPIRVPADLKGLKIRTMDSQIAIDMMNALGGSATVMSYSEIYTGLQQGVIDGAENNITALRDHSDVTKYYCYDEHTRIPDVIVISTKVWNQMSDSQKNIMKETAAAATDEYKTRWADFENEVKTGAEGNGITFVEDVDTAAFQEACQSIYDGLKTSNAEVYAIVEKIQAAGR, encoded by the coding sequence ATGAGATTACGTAATTGCGCAATGATGGCATTGGCCGTAGCAGGAGCAATGATGCTGACGGCATGTGGAGGCGGATCAGGCACTGCTGCTTCGCAGGCGGCAGGAGGAAACGGCGGGGCATCGGCTTCTGAGCAGACCTTTAATCTGAAGCTGAGCCATGGACTGGCTGAGGATCATGCGGTGCACATCCAGATGACTGCATGGGCTGAGGCAGTGAAGGAGAAGTCCAACGGAACAATCAACATTCAGATCCTTCCCAATGGTCAATTGGGATCTGAAGCGGACAATGTTTCTTCCATTCAGGCAGGTGCGCTGGATATGGCAAAGGTTTCCGCGTCAACCCTTGGTAATTTCAACGAGGCATGGAACGCTCTGTCTGTTCCGTATGTATTCAACGATAAGGATCATTACTATAAGGTTATGGATGGCGAGATAGCCGGGGAACTCTACAACATTACCGAGGGCGACGGCTTTATTGGACTGACCTGGCTGGATTCCGGTTCCCGTTCCTTCTATACCGCCAACACACCCATTCGAGTACCGGCTGATTTAAAGGGATTGAAAATCCGCACCATGGACAGCCAGATAGCCATCGACATGATGAACGCGCTGGGCGGCTCCGCAACGGTCATGAGCTACTCTGAGATTTATACTGGCCTGCAGCAGGGAGTAATCGACGGCGCTGAGAATAACATCACCGCTCTCCGCGATCACAGCGATGTTACAAAATACTACTGCTATGATGAGCATACCCGTATTCCTGACGTCATTGTAATCTCCACCAAGGTTTGGAATCAGATGAGCGACAGCCAGAAGAACATCATGAAGGAGACTGCGGCGGCCGCAACAGACGAGTACAAGACCCGCTGGGCGGATTTTGAGAACGAGGTTAAGACTGGGGCGGAAGGAAACGGCATTACCTTTGTAGAGGATGTGGACACCGCGGCATTCCAGGAGGCATGCCAGTCTATTTATGACGGCTTAAAGACCAGCAACGCGGAGGTATATGCAATCGTTGAGAAGATTCAGGCTGCCGGCAGGTAG
- a CDS encoding ABC transporter ATP-binding protein, whose product MEEKQVILSVEHLMISFSQYVGGWRQRELPVIRDLNIKVREHEVVAVAGSSGSGKSLLAHAVMGLLPQNAACQGTVFFEGEILNQKRKEQLRGSRMVLVPQSVSYLDPLMKVGEQVRRGQKDKESVKRCRESLGRYGLGEDTEGLYPFELSGGMTRRVLISTAVMEHPRLVIADEPTPGLHIRAARRVLNHFREIADEGAGVLLITHDLELALEVADRIVVFYAGTNVEEALAADFEDEQRLRHPYTRALFRAMPRHGFKAASGTQPYAADMPAGCPYGPRCPDMDEGCLQEISYRSFRGGMVKCRKAGV is encoded by the coding sequence ATGGAAGAAAAACAAGTCATATTGTCGGTGGAACACCTGATGATTTCATTTTCCCAGTATGTGGGGGGATGGCGCCAGAGGGAACTTCCCGTGATTCGGGACCTGAACATAAAGGTACGGGAACATGAGGTGGTGGCCGTAGCCGGTTCCAGCGGTTCGGGAAAGAGCCTTCTTGCCCATGCGGTCATGGGACTTCTGCCGCAGAATGCCGCCTGTCAGGGGACGGTTTTCTTTGAGGGGGAAATTCTGAACCAGAAGCGGAAGGAACAGCTCCGGGGAAGCCGGATGGTACTGGTACCCCAGAGCGTGTCCTATCTGGATCCGCTGATGAAGGTGGGGGAGCAGGTACGAAGGGGACAAAAGGATAAGGAGAGTGTGAAGCGCTGCCGTGAGTCTCTGGGGCGCTACGGGCTGGGAGAGGATACGGAGGGACTGTATCCTTTTGAACTGTCCGGGGGAATGACCAGAAGGGTTCTGATTTCAACCGCAGTGATGGAGCATCCCAGACTAGTCATTGCAGACGAACCCACTCCGGGGCTTCATATCAGAGCGGCCAGGCGTGTGCTCAACCATTTCCGGGAGATAGCGGACGAGGGGGCAGGGGTTCTTCTCATCACCCATGATTTGGAGCTGGCTCTGGAGGTGGCTGACAGAATCGTGGTATTTTATGCGGGTACCAATGTGGAGGAAGCCCTGGCAGCGGATTTTGAGGATGAACAGAGGCTTCGTCATCCCTATACCAGAGCTCTTTTCCGGGCCATGCCCCGACACGGGTTTAAGGCAGCGTCCGGAACCCAGCCCTATGCGGCGGATATGCCCGCGGGATGTCCCTATGGGCCCCGCTGCCCGGATATGGACGAGGGCTGTCTTCAGGAAATTTCCTATCGCAGTTTTCGCGGCGGCATGGTAAAATGCAGGAAGGCGGGAGTATGA
- a CDS encoding helix-turn-helix domain-containing protein: MDVIKDDKGTNIGTNIRRIRLKSKISQTDLVRILQMMGVDITREALVKIEKGTQHVKVSQLKAIKTALGTSYEELLE; the protein is encoded by the coding sequence ATGGATGTGATAAAAGATGATAAAGGAACCAATATTGGCACCAACATACGTAGAATCAGGCTGAAGTCTAAAATCAGCCAGACGGATCTGGTCCGTATCCTGCAGATGATGGGGGTAGACATTACGAGGGAGGCATTGGTGAAGATTGAGAAAGGGACGCAGCATGTAAAGGTCTCTCAGCTGAAAGCCATCAAAACAGCGCTGGGAACGTCCTATGAAGAACTGCTGGAATAA
- the larE gene encoding ATP-dependent sacrificial sulfur transferase LarE: MNTVNNSYSDERPSLYHMKKCLEARMEQLAKEDICLAFSGGVDSSLLLKTAADAAAHTGRNVYAVTFDSRLHPSCDLEIARRVAGELGGIHEVITVDELEQEAIKNNPVNRCYLCKRHLFSKLAELAQARGIRYILDGTNEDDMHVYRPGIQALKELGIISPLAELRITKAQVKALASEYGISVASRPSTPCMATRLPYGAVLDYEVLGRIGAGEAYVRTMVPGNVRLRLHGDIARLELDPEAFDVFMKCRKEIVSRLKEMGFVYITLDAEGFRSGSMDVGLTGLS; encoded by the coding sequence ATGAATACGGTAAATAACAGCTACAGTGATGAAAGGCCATCTCTGTATCATATGAAAAAGTGTCTGGAGGCCAGGATGGAGCAGCTGGCCAAAGAGGATATATGCCTTGCGTTTTCCGGCGGAGTGGATTCAAGCCTGCTTTTAAAGACAGCAGCAGACGCAGCCGCCCATACGGGAAGAAACGTATACGCCGTGACGTTTGACAGCCGCCTGCATCCTTCCTGCGACCTGGAGATAGCCAGGCGCGTGGCAGGGGAGCTGGGGGGAATCCATGAAGTCATTACCGTGGACGAGCTGGAGCAGGAGGCAATCAAAAATAACCCGGTAAACCGCTGCTATCTGTGTAAGCGCCATCTGTTTTCCAAGCTGGCAGAACTGGCACAGGCCAGGGGAATCCGGTATATTCTGGACGGCACCAATGAGGACGATATGCATGTATACCGCCCCGGAATCCAGGCGCTTAAGGAGCTGGGAATCATTAGTCCCCTGGCAGAGCTGCGCATAACCAAGGCCCAGGTAAAGGCCCTGGCATCAGAGTACGGAATATCGGTGGCATCCCGCCCGTCCACTCCCTGTATGGCTACCCGCCTGCCTTACGGCGCTGTCCTGGATTATGAGGTGCTGGGAAGAATCGGAGCGGGAGAAGCTTATGTCAGAACCATGGTTCCTGGCAATGTACGTCTCAGGCTTCACGGAGATATCGCGCGCCTGGAACTGGACCCGGAAGCCTTTGATGTATTTATGAAATGCCGGAAGGAAATCGTCAGCCGTCTCAAGGAAATGGGGTTTGTATATATAACCCTGGATGCAGAAGGATTCCGTTCCGGAAGCATGGATGTGGGGCTGACCGGACTGAGCTGA
- a CDS encoding helix-turn-helix domain-containing protein — protein MDIIKNDESANIGANIRRIRKEKGIGQTELIQKIDLAEWDFEVNLTREALVKIERGIQHIKVSQLKAIKVILETTYDELLK, from the coding sequence ATGGACATAATTAAGAATGATGAGAGTGCTAATATAGGGGCGAATATCCGCAGAATCCGGAAGGAAAAGGGGATTGGACAGACAGAACTGATTCAGAAGATTGACCTGGCAGAGTGGGATTTTGAGGTGAATCTCACCAGGGAGGCCCTGGTAAAAATTGAGCGGGGCATCCAGCATATCAAGGTGTCCCAGCTAAAGGCCATCAAGGTTATTTTGGAAACGACCTATGATGAGCTGTTAAAGTAG
- a CDS encoding ABC transporter ATP-binding protein produces the protein MRLEAMNISFQYDNGNRKILNNVSMSLESGERVGLKAPSGFGKTTFCKILAGYEKPDHGTVALDGKSISSWGGYNPVQMIWQHPELSVNPRLKMREVLREGDAVEERVVRGLGIEPDWLNRYPGELSGGELQRFCIARALGKRTRFILADEISAMLDLITQSQIWGFLLEEVKTRELGLLVVSHSEELLERVCGRVADLRTDSLTVWI, from the coding sequence ATGAGACTGGAAGCAATGAATATTTCGTTTCAATACGACAATGGGAACCGGAAAATACTGAACAATGTCAGCATGAGTCTGGAGAGCGGGGAACGTGTGGGGCTGAAGGCTCCCAGCGGTTTTGGAAAGACTACTTTTTGCAAGATACTGGCTGGTTATGAGAAGCCAGACCATGGGACTGTGGCTTTAGACGGAAAAAGTATTTCTTCCTGGGGCGGTTACAATCCGGTGCAGATGATATGGCAGCATCCGGAACTGTCGGTAAATCCCCGTCTTAAGATGCGGGAGGTGCTGAGGGAAGGGGATGCTGTGGAGGAACGGGTGGTCCGCGGCCTGGGAATCGAACCGGACTGGCTGAACCGGTATCCGGGAGAGCTGTCCGGAGGGGAGCTGCAGCGGTTCTGTATAGCCAGGGCCCTGGGTAAGCGCACCCGGTTCATTCTGGCAGATGAGATAAGCGCCATGCTGGACCTTATCACCCAGAGCCAAATCTGGGGATTCCTTTTGGAGGAAGTGAAGACGCGGGAGCTGGGTCTGCTGGTGGTCAGCCATTCAGAGGAGCTGCTGGAACGTGTTTGCGGCAGGGTGGCTGATTTGAGAACGGATAGCTTAACCGTATGGATTTGA
- a CDS encoding helix-turn-helix transcriptional regulator — MIVQKITHCTDSILTQEMARIGLEDYGVVVTWYTNQNNKQSVVHSHPYHEIVLPISGSNVLYAFQGSLYTLHPGEMVFFPAEIYHSGRYTVTDIVSNRLVVQIGAEIWDYAIHASGLINPDWQKNIVILSADAVSALDLRGHLERMAQIPWIKKAYQKTVLNCELMELQLFINQLVEEQHTKSPSLTSALISRAVEYIQKHYTESTLTVASLAENIFISREHLSRAFKEYTMESIHGYINNLRMQHFRRDIAAGHSVLDACTNSGFASYNSFLKSFRNLYGMTPTQYRTQLNSIEKRSLNTYNS, encoded by the coding sequence ATGATTGTTCAGAAGATTACACACTGCACTGATTCCATTCTGACACAGGAGATGGCCCGCATCGGTCTTGAGGACTATGGAGTGGTTGTAACCTGGTACACAAACCAGAACAACAAGCAGTCTGTGGTCCACTCACACCCGTACCACGAAATCGTTCTGCCGATCTCCGGAAGCAACGTGCTCTACGCCTTTCAGGGGAGCCTTTACACCCTCCATCCTGGAGAGATGGTCTTTTTTCCCGCGGAAATTTATCACTCCGGACGTTATACGGTTACAGACATCGTATCTAACCGACTGGTTGTCCAGATTGGCGCGGAAATCTGGGATTATGCCATTCACGCATCCGGATTAATCAATCCGGATTGGCAGAAGAATATCGTTATTTTGAGCGCGGACGCTGTATCCGCCTTGGACCTGCGGGGGCATTTGGAGCGCATGGCCCAGATTCCCTGGATCAAAAAAGCTTATCAGAAAACGGTGTTAAACTGTGAGCTGATGGAACTCCAGCTTTTTATCAACCAACTCGTGGAGGAGCAGCATACCAAATCCCCCAGCTTAACCAGCGCGCTGATTTCCCGGGCTGTTGAATACATCCAGAAGCATTACACCGAGTCCACCCTTACGGTGGCGTCTCTCGCTGAAAATATCTTCATCAGCCGGGAGCATCTCTCCAGAGCTTTCAAGGAATACACTATGGAGAGCATTCACGGATATATCAACAACCTGCGAATGCAGCACTTCCGCCGTGATATTGCCGCCGGACACAGCGTACTGGATGCCTGTACAAACAGCGGCTTTGCCAGCTATAACAGTTTCCTGAAGTCCTTTAGAAATCTATACGGAATGACTCCCACCCAGTATCGCACGCAGCTTAATTCCATTGAAAAAAGGAGCCTTAATACTTATAATTCATAG
- the larB gene encoding nickel pincer cofactor biosynthesis protein LarB: MDVRELLEQVKSGSVEIEDAQMRLKNLPYEDLGYAKLDHHRKLRSGFGETVFCQGKPDAYLLEIYKKFYERDGEVLGTRASESQAELVRTAVPEVVYDPISRILKVEKPGKERRGCVAVCTGGTADIPVAEEAAQTAEYFGCRADRIFDVGVAGIHRLLAQRERLDKANCIVAVAGMEGALGTVIAGLVECPVVAVPTSVGYGASFHGLSALLTMLNSCANGISVVNIDNGYGAGYLAAQINRMAVR; this comes from the coding sequence ATGGATGTCAGGGAATTACTGGAACAGGTAAAGTCCGGCAGTGTTGAGATAGAGGATGCGCAGATGCGGCTTAAGAACCTGCCATATGAGGATTTGGGATATGCCAAGCTGGACCATCACAGGAAGCTGCGCTCCGGTTTTGGGGAAACCGTATTCTGCCAGGGAAAACCGGATGCGTATTTGCTGGAAATTTATAAGAAATTTTATGAGAGAGACGGGGAGGTCCTGGGAACCAGGGCTTCTGAGAGCCAGGCTGAGCTGGTGAGAACAGCGGTGCCGGAGGTGGTGTATGATCCCATATCACGGATACTCAAGGTGGAGAAGCCGGGTAAAGAGCGCAGGGGGTGTGTGGCAGTGTGCACGGGAGGCACGGCGGACATACCGGTGGCCGAGGAAGCAGCCCAGACCGCTGAATATTTCGGATGCAGGGCAGACCGGATATTTGATGTGGGAGTTGCCGGAATCCACAGGCTTCTGGCCCAGAGGGAACGCCTGGACAAGGCTAACTGCATTGTGGCGGTGGCCGGAATGGAAGGCGCCCTGGGCACGGTGATAGCAGGCCTGGTGGAATGCCCTGTGGTGGCAGTCCCCACCTCTGTGGGATACGGCGCCAGCTTCCATGGGTTATCGGCTCTTCTTACAATGCTTAATTCCTGTGCCAACGGGATATCGGTGGTTAATATTGACAATGGATACGGGGCCGGCTACCTGGCGGCCCAAATAAACAGAATGGCGGTGAGATAA
- a CDS encoding DUF47 domain-containing protein: MSKKSDSYYFQNFIECVECGCQAAKMLEGNLNHFDTGLLQDKLDELHRIEHDADKKKHEMMAVLVKAFITPIEREDIILLSQSIDEVTDKIEDVLIRIYINNVQQIRPEALAFIKVIIRCCEALKEVMEEFADFRKSKTLHGLIIEINALEEEGDSLFIDSMRSLHAEVTDPIEIIAWREIYVYLEKCCDACEHVADVVESVIMKNT, from the coding sequence ATGTCTAAGAAAAGTGATAGTTATTATTTTCAGAATTTCATTGAGTGCGTTGAGTGCGGGTGCCAGGCAGCTAAAATGCTGGAGGGCAATCTGAACCATTTTGATACAGGGCTTTTACAGGACAAGCTGGACGAGCTGCACCGGATTGAACATGACGCGGATAAGAAAAAGCATGAGATGATGGCGGTGTTAGTCAAGGCATTTATCACCCCTATTGAGCGGGAGGATATCATTCTTTTGAGCCAGAGTATTGACGAGGTGACGGACAAGATTGAGGATGTGCTGATTCGTATTTACATAAACAATGTTCAGCAAATCCGCCCCGAGGCCCTTGCCTTCATAAAAGTCATCATCCGCTGCTGTGAGGCGCTTAAGGAGGTCATGGAGGAATTTGCGGACTTCAGAAAATCCAAGACCCTTCACGGTCTGATTATCGAGATTAACGCTCTGGAGGAGGAAGGCGACAGTCTGTTCATTGATTCCATGCGCAGTCTCCACGCCGAGGTGACGGACCCTATTGAAATCATTGCCTGGAGGGAGATTTACGTATACCTGGAGAAATGCTGCGATGCCTGCGAGCATGTGGCGGATGTGGTGGAAAGCGTGATTATGAAGAATACCTGA
- the larC gene encoding nickel pincer cofactor biosynthesis protein LarC: protein MGKILYLECNSGISGDMTVGALLDLGADRQVLENALESLGVDGYHLHFGRKVVCGLDVFDFDVHLEADGHGHSHEHTHRQEDAYERVDSCGHSEVHEHCHGHKHEHSHEHEDGHSHSHTHRNLHDIYHIIDHLDSNERVKEMARTMFRIVAEAESKAHGLPVEQVHFHEVGAIDSIVDIISVAVCMDNLGVEDVVVSALSEGHGHVRCQHGVLPVPVPATANIASSYGLKLHFTDNDGEMVTPTGAAIAAALRTKDRLPASCRLLKIGMGAGNKVFKQANVLRAMLLENSQDEDRTMWVLETNLDDCTGEMLGLTMEMLLDAGAADVWYTPIHMKKNRPAYMMSVLCRESSIEAMEEIILTQTTTIGIRRYPTERTVLERSEIQVETSYGPADVKVCAYKGRKFFYPEYESIRRICMEQGADFQTAYHQVRRKAEESRQD, encoded by the coding sequence ATGGGAAAGATTTTATATCTGGAGTGTAATTCGGGTATCAGCGGGGACATGACGGTAGGAGCCCTGCTTGACCTGGGAGCGGACAGGCAGGTGCTGGAGAATGCGCTGGAGAGTCTGGGAGTGGATGGATACCATCTGCATTTTGGCCGGAAGGTGGTGTGCGGTCTGGATGTCTTTGATTTTGATGTGCATTTGGAGGCGGATGGGCATGGACACAGCCACGAGCATACGCATCGGCAGGAAGATGCGTATGAGCGCGTAGACAGCTGTGGGCATTCAGAGGTACATGAGCATTGTCATGGGCATAAGCACGAGCACAGCCATGAGCATGAGGACGGCCATTCCCACTCCCATACTCACCGGAACCTCCACGACATTTATCATATCATAGACCATCTGGATTCCAATGAAAGGGTGAAGGAAATGGCCCGGACCATGTTCCGCATTGTGGCGGAGGCGGAATCCAAGGCCCATGGGCTTCCTGTTGAGCAGGTTCATTTTCATGAAGTGGGAGCCATTGATTCCATTGTGGACATTATCAGCGTGGCAGTCTGTATGGACAATCTGGGCGTGGAGGATGTGGTGGTTTCCGCATTGTCTGAAGGCCACGGCCATGTCCGCTGCCAGCACGGTGTACTGCCGGTTCCTGTACCGGCTACGGCTAATATTGCTTCCTCCTATGGACTTAAGCTGCATTTTACAGACAATGACGGGGAAATGGTTACGCCTACCGGGGCAGCCATTGCCGCCGCGCTGCGGACAAAGGACCGGCTTCCGGCTTCCTGCCGTCTGCTTAAGATAGGAATGGGGGCGGGGAACAAGGTCTTTAAACAGGCGAATGTGCTCCGGGCCATGCTGCTGGAGAATTCACAGGATGAGGACCGTACCATGTGGGTGTTGGAGACGAACCTGGATGACTGTACAGGGGAAATGCTGGGCCTTACCATGGAGATGCTCCTTGATGCCGGGGCCGCGGATGTGTGGTATACCCCTATTCACATGAAGAAAAACCGTCCTGCCTATATGATGTCCGTGCTTTGCCGTGAGTCATCCATAGAGGCCATGGAGGAAATCATACTGACCCAGACCACCACCATCGGAATCCGCCGTTATCCAACGGAGAGGACTGTTCTTGAGCGGAGTGAAATCCAGGTGGAAACCAGTTACGGGCCGGCGGATGTGAAGGTGTGCGCTTACAAAGGCAGAAAGTTCTTCTATCCTGAATATGAAAGCATCCGGCGTATCTGTATGGAACAGGGCGCGGATTTTCAGACCGCGTATCATCAGGTACGTAGGAAGGCAGAGGAAAGCCGGCAGGATTAA